The window CTGTTTTTGGCAGGTTCACGTGCGCGCCTCAAGAGGCGCTGACCGCATAAATTCCAATAACTATTGCACTTTTTTGCCTTTGCGCTTTCGCGGCGCGGGTGCAATGCGGGATTTTGATTGCGATGTTCGAGCTCGCTTTGAAACTGCGTTCTCTCTTTTCGGTTCCGGAGAGGATCTGGTGGCTGTGCCAGTCGAGCCAAATCCTCCTGCGCCGCGTTTCGTAGGCGAAAGTATCGCACGTTCGCGAAGCGCGATGCGAGATACCGGCGCGACGATCATTTGCGCGATGCGCTCGCCGCGTTCGACCGTAAACGGAGCTTCGCCGAGATTGATGAGAATGACAGCGACTTCGCCACGATAGTCCGCATCGATCGTGCCAGGGCTATTCAAGACGGTGATGCCGAATTTGGCGGCGAGGCCCGAGCGCGGACGTATTTGTGCTTCCATCTCCGGCGGCAGTTCGAAAGCCAGGCCGGTGGGGATGAGCGCGCGCTTGCCGGGATCGAGGACGAGGGGTTCTTTCGCTGGCAATGCCGCGAGCAGATCGAATCCGGCGGCATCGGCGGTTTGGTACGCGGGAAGCGGCAGGCCTTCGGCATGCTTAAGTCGAAGGATATTGACGATGGCAGCGCGTCGTCGTGACGGCGATTTACGTGGTGTCATTCGGCGGCAGCTCGCTTTGCTGCAAGGTGTTTAGCGGCCATTGCGATGAGCTGGCGGGCGACGTCGGCCTTGCTCATGTCTGGCCAGCTTTCAATACCGGCGCCCGTGAGTAGATGTACGGTATTGCGATCACCGCCCATGATGCCGGTCTGGGGCGAGACGTCATTTGCAACAATCCAATCGGCGCCTTTTGTTTTCAATTTTCGTTTGGCGTGCTCAAGCACGTCGTTCGTTTCCGCGGCAAAGCCGATGACGAGCGCAGGGCGCTTCGTTTTGCGGTGAGCGATTTCTTTCAGAATGTCGGCGTTCTCAGCGAGAACGAGTGTCGGCGGCGCGGCGTCCGCATTTTTTTTGATTTTTGCCGTGCTCGGCGAGGCGATCCGCCAGTCGGCGACGGCGGCTGCAAATATTGCAATGTCCGCGGGCAGTGCCGCCTCAACCGCGCGCTGCATCTCTGCGGCTTCCGTAACGCGGACAACGGTGACACCCGCTGGATCCGCCAGCGTGACGGGCCCTGAGACGAGCGTAACGCGTGCGCCAAGCCGTGCCGCGGCTGTAGCAAGTTCATAGCCCTGTTTGCCAGACGAGCGATTGGCAAGATAGCGGACAGGATCGATCTGCTCGTGCGTCGGTCCGCTTGTCACGATGACGTGCCGACCCGCGAGAGACTGCGGTTCGATCGGGCTCGCCGTTGAGAGCAGAGACTCGATGGCGGCGACAAGCTCAGGAACTTCGACAAGGCGGCCGGGGCCTGCTTCACCTTTTTCGGCCATCTCGCCTTCTGCCGGACCGATGAAGCGGACGCCGTCACGCTTGAGCTGTTCGACGTTGCGGCGCGTCGCCTGGTGCTGCCACATGTGCGGGTTCATCGCCGGGGCGACGAGGACGGGCTTGTCGGTTGCGAGGAGGATGGCTGTTGCGAGATCGTTCGCGTGGCCGCCTGCCATTTTCGCG is drawn from Hyphomicrobium methylovorum and contains these coding sequences:
- the coaBC gene encoding bifunctional phosphopantothenoylcysteine decarboxylase/phosphopantothenate--cysteine ligase CoaBC encodes the protein MSSPKRILLIVSGGIAAYKALELVRRLQDRRYRVRVVMTKAATEFVTPLSFSALTNDRVFTDLFDLDDEREIGHIRLARDHDAIVIAPATADLIAKMAGGHANDLATAILLATDKPVLVAPAMNPHMWQHQATRRNVEQLKRDGVRFIGPAEGEMAEKGEAGPGRLVEVPELVAAIESLLSTASPIEPQSLAGRHVIVTSGPTHEQIDPVRYLANRSSGKQGYELATAAARLGARVTLVSGPVTLADPAGVTVVRVTEAAEMQRAVEAALPADIAIFAAAVADWRIASPSTAKIKKNADAAPPTLVLAENADILKEIAHRKTKRPALVIGFAAETNDVLEHAKRKLKTKGADWIVANDVSPQTGIMGGDRNTVHLLTGAGIESWPDMSKADVARQLIAMAAKHLAAKRAAAE